The Paenibacillus sp. MBLB1832 genome has a window encoding:
- a CDS encoding Gfo/Idh/MocA family protein, with protein sequence MEQRPLRVFCIGLNHQWLSLWVSHPDVQVVGVSNRYQESMEHCAHLPQFEDIQEALRELNPDLVTLVTPPYAKTCMETIRTVVGSGFDIYLQKFRPQSWEDGATMVSLSRTSGRQIVIGEAYRFDKFVERAKQVILSGKLGKLEQIVWRCQRPNIRAAWMNDYEHVMLEDLTYHHLGVIHYLIGVESFKQVYATSVLPSWSIEHSPSIVSLLAESDEGLNLNYYASWVAHGAATSWLGEFQFDGSEGSLQLRGDRLVFIHRDGTEETIEPDESLGFELSEGIINEYIAACTQGRESALDISKFQPVIRMIQASLESVRKGNKVDI encoded by the coding sequence ATGGAGCAAAGACCGCTTCGAGTCTTTTGTATCGGCTTGAATCATCAATGGCTTTCACTTTGGGTTTCTCACCCAGATGTTCAGGTCGTAGGCGTAAGCAACAGATATCAGGAATCAATGGAACATTGTGCTCATCTTCCTCAGTTCGAGGATATCCAAGAGGCACTGCGAGAGCTGAACCCTGATCTGGTCACATTGGTGACTCCGCCTTATGCCAAAACTTGTATGGAGACGATCCGAACTGTAGTGGGAAGCGGATTCGATATATATCTTCAGAAATTCAGACCGCAGTCCTGGGAAGATGGGGCGACGATGGTTTCGCTGTCCCGTACGTCAGGCAGGCAGATCGTAATTGGAGAAGCTTACAGATTTGATAAATTTGTGGAGCGAGCCAAGCAGGTCATTCTCAGCGGCAAACTTGGTAAGCTGGAGCAGATCGTATGGCGATGTCAACGGCCGAATATTCGAGCAGCATGGATGAATGATTATGAGCATGTCATGCTGGAAGATCTAACCTATCATCATCTCGGTGTGATTCACTACCTGATCGGTGTCGAGTCATTTAAGCAAGTATATGCGACTTCCGTGCTTCCTTCTTGGTCCATCGAGCATTCACCTTCGATTGTATCTCTCCTTGCGGAGAGTGACGAGGGGTTGAATTTAAATTATTACGCTTCTTGGGTTGCGCATGGCGCGGCAACATCATGGCTGGGCGAATTTCAATTCGATGGCTCTGAAGGAAGTTTACAACTGCGCGGCGATCGCCTAGTCTTCATCCATCGCGATGGAACAGAGGAAACAATTGAACCTGATGAGTCCCTTGGCTTTGAATTGAGCGAAGGTATTATCAATGAATATATTGCGGCATGTACGCAAGGACGTGAGTCTGCATTAGACATTTCGAAGTTCCAACCCGTCATTCGAATGATTCAAGCGTCATTAGAATCTGTACGAAAAGGGAATAAGGTCGACATATAG
- a CDS encoding glycoside hydrolase family protein: protein MKSNINALGNWLMSWVQEDGAIHGFHNHSVWGSNPYRWADFTSGHSTWASPLMAALSRIVAEQRGSSLEEQALQMIRLQTSRFQEDGQYMHIGFQVGEMLNRGLIHNMMPNVALGLTALHGRSWLPAEAMASIQQAMLRNLQACDEIYPFKKTRNISNQEYCRLWGKLLYQQLFQDSPWREHIQDDLNFMIENYHVIGIPDEDCEASNRYLGDSTMVEPAEYYGLMIAPLVQAYEMFGEPHYLQHAGGLCRHLARSAWTDENGQTRFNRKWLLRGGEWIRLKEPMLIAGMGMSLYGIARYLEHQADEELAQFLEKCDETYAYYQTPRGYMASATGWQNEADIAPCAAWHTHDFYYLLHRHGLVEKMAPKLKEPYPRISVLLGDQCMWVEEGEHWAINDYYFQDVYKLIGRKDEAVFGRDLGWVGGERSLPDHLLFPNQPVFIKTDEGIYLKADEQTAQNIDVSSIADLPYLGLWE, encoded by the coding sequence ATGAAATCGAACATTAACGCACTCGGCAATTGGCTAATGTCTTGGGTACAAGAGGACGGTGCCATTCATGGCTTCCATAATCATTCTGTCTGGGGATCTAATCCCTATCGATGGGCAGACTTTACTAGCGGGCATAGCACATGGGCAAGCCCGTTGATGGCGGCTTTGAGCCGAATTGTTGCAGAACAGCGAGGTTCCTCGCTTGAAGAGCAAGCCTTACAAATGATTCGGTTACAAACGAGCCGCTTTCAGGAGGATGGGCAATACATGCACATCGGCTTCCAGGTCGGCGAGATGCTGAATCGAGGGCTGATTCACAACATGATGCCGAATGTTGCATTGGGACTAACGGCGCTGCACGGACGCTCTTGGCTGCCCGCGGAAGCGATGGCAAGCATCCAGCAAGCGATGCTGCGTAATTTGCAGGCTTGTGATGAGATTTATCCGTTCAAAAAAACGAGAAATATTAGCAATCAAGAGTATTGCCGCCTATGGGGCAAACTGCTGTATCAGCAGTTGTTCCAGGATTCACCATGGCGAGAGCATATTCAAGATGATTTGAACTTTATGATTGAGAATTATCACGTTATAGGCATTCCCGATGAGGATTGCGAAGCCAGCAACCGCTACTTGGGAGATTCGACGATGGTCGAGCCTGCCGAATATTACGGCTTAATGATCGCGCCGCTGGTGCAGGCATATGAAATGTTCGGCGAGCCACACTATTTGCAGCACGCAGGTGGTTTATGTCGTCACTTGGCCCGATCTGCCTGGACCGATGAGAACGGACAGACGCGGTTTAATCGCAAATGGCTGCTTCGCGGAGGCGAATGGATTCGACTTAAAGAACCTATGCTCATTGCGGGAATGGGCATGTCTCTTTATGGAATTGCGCGATACTTGGAGCATCAGGCTGACGAAGAACTGGCGCAGTTCCTGGAGAAATGCGACGAAACTTACGCTTACTATCAAACCCCGCGAGGCTATATGGCTTCGGCGACTGGCTGGCAGAACGAAGCTGATATTGCGCCATGTGCAGCCTGGCATACGCACGATTTTTATTACCTGCTGCACCGTCATGGGTTAGTGGAGAAAATGGCCCCCAAGCTCAAAGAACCTTATCCGCGTATTTCCGTCCTGCTGGGCGACCAATGTATGTGGGTGGAAGAAGGCGAGCATTGGGCAATCAACGATTATTACTTTCAAGATGTGTATAAGCTGATTGGCCGCAAAGACGAAGCCGTGTTTGGTCGAGATTTGGGTTGGGTAGGCGGGGAACGTTCGCTTCCAGACCATTTATTATTCCCGAATCAGCCGGTCTTTATCAAAACCGATGAGGGGATCTATTTGAAAGCAGATGAGCAAACCGCTCAAAACATAGATGTCAGCAGCATTGCAGATTTGCCTTACTTGGGATTGTGGGAATAA
- a CDS encoding AraC family transcriptional regulator, giving the protein MEHTRKQEGFAEERLFVLPDYMQTELSRSELTRDLFVSDIGYFPQARHHYRERPEGSNAHIFIFCSDGEGWIEQNHEKSVTLTQDQLAVIPANTPHRYGASTQAPWSIYWFHLHGDHVPAFLHLYGMDAGPVQLPIGAQTEFRDVFHQCYVLLSDKTYSLPVHTHVSQSMRQLISSIGISAGKTAKDKKREQYLELAIRYMNDRLEGSIKLPELAKHIGLSKQHLILLFKEETGFPPIDYFLRIKIQKAAQMLSLTGLSMKEIAASIGISDPYYFSRLFKKMTGSSPTTYRNVPKG; this is encoded by the coding sequence ATGGAACATACTAGAAAACAAGAAGGCTTTGCGGAAGAACGACTATTCGTTCTACCTGACTACATGCAAACGGAACTATCCCGCTCGGAATTGACGCGTGATTTATTCGTCAGTGACATTGGATATTTCCCCCAGGCGCGCCATCATTATAGGGAACGACCGGAGGGCAGCAATGCCCATATCTTTATTTTCTGCTCGGACGGGGAAGGTTGGATAGAGCAAAATCATGAGAAATCGGTTACTCTGACCCAAGATCAACTTGCTGTCATCCCAGCTAATACCCCGCATCGCTATGGGGCATCAACACAAGCACCATGGAGTATTTACTGGTTTCACTTACATGGCGACCACGTTCCCGCCTTCCTTCACTTATATGGAATGGATGCAGGGCCTGTTCAGCTGCCAATCGGCGCACAAACCGAATTCAGGGATGTATTTCATCAATGCTATGTGCTGCTTTCGGACAAAACGTACTCGTTACCCGTTCACACGCACGTTTCTCAGTCGATGCGCCAATTGATTAGCAGCATTGGGATTAGCGCAGGTAAAACGGCCAAAGACAAAAAAAGAGAGCAATATCTGGAACTCGCCATCCGATACATGAATGATCGATTGGAGGGTTCCATTAAGCTCCCTGAATTGGCCAAGCACATTGGATTGTCTAAACAGCACTTAATCCTGTTATTCAAAGAAGAAACAGGCTTCCCACCGATTGACTATTTTCTCCGTATTAAAATCCAAAAAGCAGCGCAAATGCTTAGCTTAACGGGTCTGTCAATGAAAGAAATCGCCGCGAGCATTGGCATAAGCGATCCTTATTATTTCTCGCGATTGTTTAAAAAAATGACGGGGTCATCGCCTACTACTTATCGGAATGTGCCGAAGGGGTAG
- a CDS encoding DUF5107 domain-containing protein, translating into MSQKVRVWEEDTSIPTYGVGEPDCNPMFLEKRVYQGSSGKVYPHPVIDKIEDEKKPQSYRLVILENEYVRIEIMPELGGRIYRALDKTNDYDFVYYNRVIKPALVGLAGPWISGGIEFNWPQHHRPNTYGPVEYKLTEQEDGSATVWVSEIDRMYGTKVTAGFTLYPGKAYLEISAQLYNRTPEPQTFLWWANPAVAVNDHTQSVFPPDVTAVFDHGKRDVSRFPIATGTYYKMDYSAGVDISRYKNIPVPTSYMAYKSDYNFVGGYDHGVQAGLLHVANHHISPGKKQWTWGNGEFGQAWDRNLTDEDGPYIELMTGVYTDNQPDFTWLQPYEEKSFKQYFMPYKNIGVVKNASIDAAVNLEVDEKAREAVVMAYATSLFQGAVVELKGSKRTYLKEVTDLSPTNTFKTVITLDENDQPHDLKLIVRDAAGTVLIAYQPAKPSIEQVPDAAKPLQAPSELKTNEQLYLAGLHLEQYRHATFEPADYYLEGLKRDPSDSRINVAYGTLLLRRGLITEAEAHFRTAVKSLTWRNPNPYDSEAYYQLGVALRLQGRLEEAFAALYKSTWTASWQDPAYFSLAQIACHKGAYSEALELVERSLVRNSHNYKARHLKAALLRKLGNVETAMAYVQETLALDIADFGAANENYLLLSVQGEVEAASLAKSELLRFMRGDAHNYLNLAADYANSGLFTEAIDLIERIVPNHETAAYPMLHYTLGFCYEQLGNLEQAQLNRKAGQAAASDYCFPNSLFDLQVLTYTITADASDAKAHYYLGNWYYDKRRHEDAITHWEASRVIQENFATVHRNLSLAYFNKRGDASNALASMEIAFACNTEDARVLYELDQLYKKLGYDADFRCANLEKHQALLNKRDDLYVEYITLLNTKGLHDQAVQAMKARKFHPWEGGEGKVTGQHVFAHVELAKKALTEQRYEQAVGYLQEALVYPDNLGEGKLSGAQENNIFYYLGLAHQGLNEMEQAKECWMIASQGLEEPASAMYYNDQPPDMIFYQGMAWLALGNDNEAKRRFNKLIDYAEKHLFDDVKFDYFAVSLPDFLVFEDNLNVRNEVHCRYMMGLGHLGLGSVKLAKEQFEQALRMEANHTGARIHLAICK; encoded by the coding sequence ATGAGTCAGAAAGTTCGTGTGTGGGAAGAAGATACTTCGATCCCAACGTACGGTGTCGGTGAGCCTGATTGCAATCCGATGTTTTTGGAAAAGCGCGTGTATCAAGGAAGTTCAGGTAAAGTATATCCGCATCCGGTTATAGATAAAATTGAAGATGAGAAAAAGCCGCAAAGCTACCGTCTCGTCATTTTGGAAAACGAATATGTGCGCATTGAAATTATGCCAGAGCTTGGCGGGCGCATTTATCGCGCGTTGGACAAAACTAATGATTATGATTTTGTTTATTACAACCGAGTCATTAAACCAGCCTTAGTTGGTCTTGCAGGTCCTTGGATTTCTGGGGGCATCGAGTTCAACTGGCCGCAGCATCACCGTCCGAACACGTACGGTCCTGTTGAATATAAGCTGACTGAACAAGAAGATGGAAGCGCAACCGTGTGGGTTAGTGAAATTGACCGTATGTACGGGACAAAAGTAACGGCAGGCTTCACGCTATATCCAGGCAAGGCATATCTGGAAATTTCCGCACAGCTCTATAATCGGACACCAGAGCCGCAAACGTTCTTATGGTGGGCGAACCCGGCGGTTGCGGTCAATGATCATACGCAATCCGTATTCCCTCCGGACGTGACAGCTGTATTCGACCACGGTAAGCGCGATGTATCTAGATTCCCTATTGCAACAGGCACTTATTATAAAATGGATTATTCCGCAGGCGTCGATATTTCCCGTTACAAAAACATTCCAGTACCTACGTCATACATGGCGTACAAGTCGGATTATAACTTCGTAGGCGGTTATGACCACGGCGTTCAAGCGGGTCTGCTGCACGTTGCGAACCATCACATTTCTCCAGGTAAAAAGCAATGGACATGGGGGAATGGCGAGTTCGGACAAGCATGGGATCGCAACCTGACCGACGAGGACGGACCTTATATCGAGCTGATGACGGGCGTTTACACGGACAATCAGCCAGATTTTACGTGGCTGCAGCCGTATGAGGAAAAATCATTCAAACAGTATTTTATGCCATATAAAAATATCGGTGTTGTGAAGAACGCATCCATTGACGCCGCTGTTAACTTAGAGGTTGACGAGAAAGCGCGCGAAGCGGTTGTGATGGCGTATGCGACGTCCTTATTCCAAGGCGCTGTCGTGGAGCTTAAAGGTAGCAAACGAACGTATTTGAAAGAAGTGACGGATCTTTCGCCGACGAACACGTTCAAAACGGTGATAACGCTTGACGAAAACGATCAGCCGCACGATTTGAAGCTGATTGTACGGGATGCGGCAGGTACTGTGCTTATCGCATATCAGCCTGCAAAGCCGTCCATCGAGCAAGTTCCAGATGCCGCGAAGCCGCTTCAAGCGCCTTCCGAGCTGAAAACAAACGAGCAGCTTTACTTGGCTGGCCTGCATTTGGAGCAGTACCGACATGCCACATTTGAGCCTGCGGATTACTATTTAGAAGGCTTGAAACGCGACCCAAGCGACAGCCGCATCAATGTGGCTTACGGCACACTGTTGCTGCGCCGTGGATTGATCACTGAAGCAGAAGCTCATTTCCGCACAGCTGTAAAATCACTCACTTGGCGCAATCCGAATCCGTATGATAGCGAAGCATATTATCAATTAGGGGTAGCCTTGAGATTGCAAGGACGTTTAGAGGAAGCCTTCGCGGCGCTTTATAAGTCCACTTGGACCGCTTCTTGGCAAGATCCTGCTTACTTCTCACTTGCGCAAATTGCGTGTCACAAAGGCGCGTACTCAGAAGCACTTGAGCTCGTGGAACGTTCGCTTGTTCGTAACTCCCACAATTACAAAGCTCGCCATCTGAAAGCTGCGCTTCTTCGGAAGTTAGGTAACGTCGAAACAGCAATGGCTTATGTGCAGGAAACGCTCGCGCTCGATATTGCGGATTTCGGCGCTGCCAACGAGAACTACTTATTGCTTAGTGTTCAAGGCGAGGTTGAAGCCGCAAGCTTAGCGAAATCGGAGCTTCTGCGCTTCATGCGCGGAGATGCCCATAATTATTTGAATTTGGCGGCGGATTATGCGAATAGCGGTTTGTTTACGGAAGCGATTGACTTGATTGAACGCATTGTGCCGAATCATGAAACAGCGGCTTACCCGATGCTTCATTACACATTAGGTTTCTGCTATGAACAGCTGGGCAATCTCGAACAAGCTCAATTAAATAGAAAAGCGGGTCAAGCGGCTGCGTCAGATTACTGCTTCCCGAATAGCTTGTTCGACTTGCAGGTGTTAACATACACGATTACTGCCGACGCTAGTGATGCCAAAGCGCATTATTATTTAGGGAACTGGTATTATGACAAAAGAAGACACGAAGATGCGATCACGCACTGGGAAGCTTCACGAGTCATTCAGGAAAATTTTGCAACGGTGCATCGCAATCTGTCACTTGCCTACTTTAATAAACGCGGGGATGCGTCAAACGCACTGGCCTCGATGGAGATAGCATTTGCTTGCAATACCGAAGATGCACGCGTACTTTACGAACTGGATCAATTGTACAAAAAACTTGGTTACGATGCAGATTTCCGATGCGCTAATCTAGAGAAGCACCAAGCACTGTTGAATAAACGTGATGATCTCTATGTGGAATACATCACATTGCTGAACACAAAAGGGCTGCATGACCAGGCCGTTCAAGCCATGAAAGCTCGGAAGTTCCACCCTTGGGAGGGGGGAGAAGGTAAAGTGACCGGTCAGCATGTATTTGCCCATGTTGAATTGGCTAAGAAAGCTTTGACGGAACAACGCTATGAGCAGGCCGTTGGCTACTTGCAAGAAGCACTGGTCTACCCGGATAATCTTGGAGAAGGCAAGTTATCGGGAGCACAAGAAAACAACATTTTTTACTATCTCGGACTTGCCCATCAAGGATTAAATGAGATGGAGCAAGCGAAGGAATGTTGGATGATCGCTTCTCAAGGATTGGAAGAACCAGCAAGCGCCATGTACTACAACGATCAGCCGCCAGATATGATTTTCTATCAAGGTATGGCTTGGCTGGCACTAGGCAATGACAATGAAGCTAAGCGCCGCTTTAATAAGCTGATTGATTATGCGGAGAAGCATCTGTTCGATGATGTGAAATTTGATTATTTCGCTGTTTCGCTTCCTGACTTCCTCGTGTTTGAAGATAATTTGAACGTGCGAAATGAAGTGCATTGCCGATACATGATGGGACTTGGTCATCTTGGTTTAGGAAGTGTCAAACTTGCGAAAGAGCAATTTGAGCAAGCGCTTCGTATGGAAGCCAACCATACGGGTGCGCGCATTCATCTTGCAATATGCAAATGA
- a CDS encoding response regulator gives MIKVMIVDDSHVMRTILNKIIVESGFEVVCEAATGFEAIQLYAEYHPDIVTMDITMPDLDGVHAVTKIMQRFPNAKIIMCSAMGQKPLVIDAVLAGAKDFIVKPFEAERVKESVLKVLGLATPSAHSDK, from the coding sequence ATGATTAAAGTTATGATCGTTGATGATTCACATGTAATGAGAACCATTTTAAATAAAATCATCGTCGAAAGTGGATTTGAAGTCGTATGTGAAGCTGCAACTGGCTTTGAGGCGATTCAGCTTTATGCTGAATATCATCCTGACATTGTAACAATGGATATTACGATGCCAGATTTGGATGGTGTTCATGCAGTAACGAAAATTATGCAGCGTTTCCCCAATGCAAAAATCATCATGTGCTCTGCGATGGGCCAGAAACCTTTGGTTATAGACGCGGTCCTTGCGGGCGCGAAAGACTTTATCGTAAAACCGTTTGAAGCAGAACGGGTCAAGGAATCTGTTTTAAAGGTTTTAGGTCTCGCTACCCCTTCGGCACATTCCGATAAGTAG
- a CDS encoding fumarylacetoacetate hydrolase family protein, whose protein sequence is MKLLTFVQNGEYRLGIKLDQGVLDLQAALEAVPSKEILPATVHEVIKGGSEAVELLRTYAESVMSSGDSKEAYVLEEATLTLGPCVTNPGKMICVGLNYRKHAEETHAPIPAYPILFNKFSNTLAAQGDQIPLPAVSQKVDYEAELVIVIGKKAKYVSREDALSHVFGYCNVNDLSARDLQLRTQQWMLGKICDKFSPLGPYLVTADEVGDPNQLDIQCIVNGEVRQSSNTSDMIFYCDEIVSYISQHMTLEPGDIIFTGTPEGVVLGYPLEKQVYLKDGDQVTIQIEKLGALTNTMVADKGTPSAQVLRSGSDNHVHV, encoded by the coding sequence ATGAAATTGCTTACTTTTGTTCAAAACGGCGAATACCGCCTAGGAATTAAATTGGATCAAGGCGTTTTGGATCTCCAAGCTGCCTTAGAAGCAGTGCCTTCCAAGGAAATACTGCCTGCCACCGTACACGAGGTGATTAAAGGCGGCAGCGAAGCTGTGGAACTACTTCGTACTTATGCGGAATCTGTCATGAGCTCAGGGGATAGTAAGGAAGCGTATGTATTAGAGGAAGCCACTCTGACCTTAGGGCCTTGTGTGACAAACCCTGGCAAAATGATTTGCGTTGGCTTGAATTACCGTAAGCATGCAGAAGAAACGCATGCTCCGATTCCAGCATATCCGATTCTTTTTAATAAATTTAGTAATACGTTAGCGGCGCAAGGCGATCAAATTCCACTTCCAGCGGTATCGCAAAAAGTTGATTACGAAGCAGAACTAGTCATCGTTATCGGCAAAAAAGCGAAGTATGTTAGCCGCGAAGACGCGCTGTCCCACGTGTTCGGCTATTGCAACGTGAACGACTTATCTGCCCGCGATTTGCAATTGCGTACGCAACAATGGATGCTTGGCAAAATCTGTGATAAGTTTTCTCCGCTTGGACCGTACTTAGTAACTGCGGACGAAGTCGGTGATCCGAACCAACTCGATATTCAATGTATCGTGAATGGTGAGGTTCGTCAGAGCTCGAATACGTCCGATATGATTTTCTATTGCGACGAGATTGTCAGCTACATTTCGCAGCACATGACGCTTGAGCCTGGCGATATCATTTTCACAGGGACTCCAGAAGGTGTTGTATTGGGTTACCCGCTTGAGAAGCAAGTGTACCTGAAGGACGGAGATCAAGTGACGATCCAAATCGAGAAGTTGGGCGCTTTGACGAATACGATGGTCGCGGATAAGGGAACACCTTCTGCACAAGTTTTAAGATCAGGGAGTGATAACCATGTCCACGTCTAA
- a CDS encoding SDR family NAD(P)-dependent oxidoreductase: MRLQHKVTLITGAGSGIGKSTALLFASEGATVIVNDLDAIKGQETVNEIKEKGGEALFLQADVTNPESVKAMVDAAIAEYGRIDVLFNNAGISGVGALHEIEPDAWDRIMSINVKGVYLPSKYALPHMMERKAGSIINMSSCVAEMGLARRVSYAATKGAVLALTKSMQVDYAAYNIRVNALLPGTIFTPFVENYLKTSYDDPTAAIESLKQRQLSGELGKPEDVANAALFLASDDSKFMMGSPLYIDGGVVFGKNA; this comes from the coding sequence ATGCGATTACAACATAAAGTGACGCTGATCACAGGCGCGGGTTCAGGTATCGGCAAAAGCACAGCCCTATTGTTTGCTAGCGAAGGGGCGACTGTTATTGTTAACGACTTGGATGCGATCAAAGGACAGGAAACGGTCAATGAAATTAAGGAAAAAGGCGGCGAAGCCCTCTTCCTTCAAGCGGATGTCACGAATCCTGAGTCAGTGAAAGCGATGGTGGATGCTGCCATTGCCGAGTACGGTCGGATCGACGTGTTGTTTAACAATGCCGGCATTAGCGGCGTCGGGGCTCTGCACGAAATCGAGCCAGACGCGTGGGACCGCATCATGAGTATTAACGTCAAAGGCGTATACCTGCCTTCGAAATATGCGCTTCCTCACATGATGGAGCGCAAAGCAGGCTCGATCATCAACATGTCGTCCTGCGTTGCCGAGATGGGGCTGGCGCGAAGAGTTTCGTATGCGGCGACGAAAGGCGCAGTGCTTGCTTTGACCAAATCGATGCAGGTTGATTATGCCGCTTACAATATCCGCGTGAATGCGCTGCTGCCAGGGACAATTTTCACCCCATTTGTTGAAAATTATTTGAAAACATCTTATGACGATCCGACTGCGGCGATTGAGTCTTTGAAACAGCGTCAACTCAGCGGTGAGCTTGGGAAACCTGAAGATGTTGCGAATGCAGCGTTATTCCTCGCATCAGACGACTCGAAATTCATGATGGGGTCGCCGCTTTACATTGATGGCGGTGTTGTTTTCGGTAAAAACGCTTAA
- a CDS encoding aldo/keto reductase: MEYTILGKTGFKVSKIGLGGAPLGGDFGGTTDETVTSVVHGALDLGINFIDTAPLYGRGESERRIGLALKGKRDQVILATKAVMRGTPYSYENTIQSVEESLQRLQTDYIDLIQLHELEQTTYEQAVNEVLPAFLKLKEQGKVRAIGVNAGKLELLMPFLHEDLVDTIQTYAKYTLVDYTAKDELLPLAKDKNIGVIHGSPLAMGILADQPAPFLQQNHALLEESNRRIEQLQFLRKTEPKGLVEPSMRFSLTCPEIAITLTGTTSIRSLQANVNYCDGVGLSNQELEKVFALFPGQRLL; this comes from the coding sequence GTGGAATATACGATTTTAGGAAAAACAGGCTTCAAAGTTTCAAAAATTGGTTTAGGCGGCGCTCCGCTAGGCGGAGATTTCGGCGGAACGACGGATGAGACTGTGACGAGTGTCGTTCATGGTGCTTTGGACCTTGGTATTAATTTTATTGACACAGCGCCGTTATATGGCCGTGGAGAGAGCGAACGCAGAATCGGACTGGCGCTGAAAGGAAAGCGCGATCAAGTGATTTTGGCCACGAAGGCGGTAATGCGTGGAACGCCATACTCGTATGAGAACACGATTCAATCCGTAGAAGAAAGTCTGCAAAGACTACAAACGGATTATATCGATCTCATTCAGCTGCACGAATTGGAGCAGACAACGTACGAACAAGCAGTGAACGAGGTGCTGCCAGCGTTTTTGAAGCTGAAGGAGCAAGGTAAAGTTAGAGCGATCGGTGTGAATGCTGGAAAGCTTGAACTTCTGATGCCATTTCTGCACGAGGACTTGGTCGATACAATTCAGACTTACGCGAAGTATACCCTTGTTGATTATACAGCCAAAGACGAACTGCTGCCGCTCGCCAAGGATAAAAATATCGGCGTCATTCACGGCAGCCCGTTAGCCATGGGCATTTTGGCGGATCAGCCAGCACCTTTTTTACAACAAAACCATGCCTTGCTTGAAGAATCAAATAGAAGGATAGAACAGCTGCAATTTCTGCGTAAAACTGAACCAAAAGGACTTGTTGAGCCATCCATGCGCTTTAGCCTAACTTGTCCAGAGATTGCGATTACTTTGACGGGAACAACTTCGATCCGTTCCTTGCAAGCCAATGTGAATTATTGTGATGGAGTCGGATTATCGAATCAGGAACTTGAGAAAGTATTTGCTTTATTCCCAGGACAGCGATTGCTATAG
- a CDS encoding glycoside hydrolase family 88 protein — translation MTTVVNEQWIEDVWGKIVAKVERTSKRIGATFPYASVNGTYNNETNDWWTNGFWPGLLWLIYKENENADFRDIAASVEEQMDETLLGYEKLHHDVGFMWSLTSVAQYKLLGTEASKIRGLMAASHLAGRYNIKGQFIRAWNGENQQGWAIIDCLLNLPLLYWASETTNDPRFRHIAELHADMVLREFIRPDGSSHHIVCFDPETGERLEARGGQGYSPDSAWARGTSWALYGMALSYKYTGRARYLDAAKRVAHFFMSNMPADRAPYWDFRAPVEPETAYDTSAAACAATGLLEIGRAVPENEAHIYNEAAKRILKLLTDEYVSWSEEEEGILKMSTANFPKRAFVNVPIIYGDYYYAEAIAKLRGRTDLFW, via the coding sequence ATGACAACAGTAGTTAACGAACAATGGATTGAGGACGTATGGGGAAAGATCGTTGCAAAAGTTGAACGAACGAGCAAACGAATCGGAGCGACATTTCCGTATGCTTCTGTGAATGGAACCTATAACAATGAAACCAATGACTGGTGGACCAATGGCTTTTGGCCGGGTCTGCTTTGGCTGATATACAAAGAAAACGAGAATGCGGATTTCCGTGATATCGCCGCATCCGTCGAAGAGCAGATGGATGAAACGCTGCTCGGCTACGAGAAGCTTCACCATGATGTCGGCTTTATGTGGAGCTTGACGTCGGTTGCTCAATACAAGTTATTGGGCACGGAAGCGTCCAAGATTCGCGGGTTGATGGCAGCGAGCCACTTGGCAGGTCGCTACAATATCAAGGGACAATTCATTCGCGCATGGAACGGTGAAAATCAACAAGGCTGGGCCATTATCGATTGCCTCCTAAATTTGCCTCTGCTGTATTGGGCGAGCGAAACAACGAATGATCCGCGATTCCGTCATATTGCGGAGTTACATGCCGATATGGTACTTCGTGAATTTATCCGTCCTGATGGCTCCTCGCATCATATCGTTTGCTTTGATCCTGAGACTGGTGAGCGCCTCGAAGCGAGAGGCGGACAAGGGTACTCGCCAGATTCAGCGTGGGCGCGCGGTACATCATGGGCACTGTATGGGATGGCTTTGAGCTATAAATACACAGGGCGTGCCAGATATTTGGACGCAGCCAAACGCGTCGCGCATTTCTTCATGTCCAATATGCCGGCAGATCGCGCCCCCTATTGGGATTTCCGCGCGCCAGTTGAGCCAGAGACTGCCTATGATACATCAGCGGCAGCATGTGCAGCTACGGGATTGCTGGAAATTGGCCGTGCAGTTCCTGAGAACGAGGCACATATTTACAATGAGGCTGCGAAGCGGATTTTAAAGCTTTTGACAGATGAATATGTTTCATGGAGTGAAGAAGAAGAGGGCATTTTGAAGATGTCGACAGCGAATTTTCCGAAGAGAGCCTTCGTCAATGTACCAATCATATACGGTGATTATTACTATGCCGAAGCGATTGCCAAATTGCGTGGACGCACGGACCTGTTTTGGTAG